The following nucleotide sequence is from Archocentrus centrarchus isolate MPI-CPG fArcCen1 chromosome 6, fArcCen1, whole genome shotgun sequence.
caacttACAAGCCGAGACTGAACCCATCTGCTGAGAAGACAACACACAGTAATTGGTCACTGAGTTACATGTTTGCCATCATCCTGCACGAGTCAGTCAGTTAAGCTGCATCTGGTTAAATTCAGCTAACAATAATTCATCACCAAATGGAAGGACGATCGCCTGAAACAATCAGACTTTCCCAAATTCCTCTTTCTGTTCACAGTTGTTGAAATGCAGCTGAAACCTTTgatcaccccaacagaaaatttAATTCCCAAAGCTGTCATAGTTTCATAGTTTATATAAATGGTGGATTcttatattaaacatggccattgtttccaaaaaaacccccaaaaaacaaaacaaatgaagaaaGCATGTGCACgtgtaatccctgtgagccaaagctCAGAATGATCTAAATGTCCAGTTTGCAGTGTTTGCCTGCTGGATCAGAGGGTCATTAGTCGGGGCTTATAGTGCTAATATGATGATCTCAGACACAGAGCCCTGCCAGTGACCACGTAAGCCCCACCCACCCCGGTTCAAGACTTTAGTTTGAACTTGTGTTTGCAAAGAATTTCTTTATAAGTGAATGCAATCAGCGTTTGATACTTTAGGATATAATGACCGATAACAGCGATTTGCCCCTAACCCTCTGGCAGTCtctggtcactagggaaaaacgTGTATGACCCAACCCAGCGATGAACAGTTGCTGGATGTTGTTGTGTTATTGGTTGCTAGCTGATTGCCAGTATTACCTGTAATTTGCATGAAAATCTTGCCTGTAAAAATTTGACTTTTACTCTGAGTCACAGTGAAACTTGCAAACCAGCAACAGAGGACCCTTCAGGGCTTCAAGGTAAAACTGCACCTCACTGCTTTGgccaacttttactttgaaggtgaactgtCCACTTccttcacagtttcactgcaaGTAGTTTGAGAGCATCTGCAGACAAGTTAGCATCTTCaatgcaaactatgggcaaccAAAGCAACAAAAATAGGCCTTCGGTGCAACACCGTACACCACCGTGTGACCATTTTCAAGCTGCCAACTGCCAGCAGCTACTTGCCGACCAGGTGGgagatacacatttttccctagcaactgaTGGTAGCCAGATGGGtgctgaccagtctctaggcctgtgtgactggggccttaggCCATGCCTAAAATCAGATTATAATAGACTCAGCAATACTGGAACAGTCAAGCAAAAAAAGCAGATTACACTCTATCACAAACAGTCATCAGGTAGCAGCTGGTACTCTCTTTACCTTCTGTGTGGAAACCTTTGGGCTGAAGGGACTGAACAGCTCGTCTTCATCAACACTGGATGTACTCaggctcttcatcctctcagcggcctccatcctcctcctctcgaTTTCTTCCTTCATgcgtctcctctcctcctgggAGTCACATCAAAAACActtcagctccacagatgaaaaaCTTACTCAGCGATATAAAAATATGGACTGGACGTTCCTTATAGTATAATAATGGCTCCTATTATAGCCACCTTAAAGAAAAGCTATGAGTTCACGGTTTAGTTCAGGGTCAAAGCATTGGAGTTGATTTTGGGGATTTGAATGAACGGCTGAGTGCATCTTCATCAGGCCAGTGTGGCTCAGACATTTTaccgctgctttttaaaaacacaagacaATATGATACAAGACAATATGACACAAGACAATATGACACTTCTGTTCCATTTCACCCCAAAATAAACTTGAAGCTGAGCATCACTGTCTGAATTCCTAACCCCCCTCCTGCAGTTGTGTAACTATGTGCTTctatttttcagcttttgttgAGGTGCGGTCACCTCTTCTTTGGCCAGCCgctgctgctcttcctcctccctccgACGCTCCTCTTCCTGTCGGACCTGTCGtctttcctccctcctcctcttcagctcctccagctcttgCTCAGCCTCGGCCTGTCGTTGTCTCAGTTGCTCCATCTCTTGGCTCTCCTTCTCCTGGAGGCTCCGCCGGATCTTCTCCAGACGTTGCTCCGTCTCCAGGATGGCCTCCGCCTCCTCTGGTTCCACAGCTCTTCTACACACAACACTAAGGTGttatatataaaacactgatttagGCCCTGGCTGTGGACCCAAAAGAGATccaaaaacatttggaaaacaaactaaatatttgtcgtttttgtctcattttgtcaCATAAATGATCGACCACTGTTTTAGCTTTAAAGTCAATTTAACAAAAGGTACATATTCAAGTAGGAAGAAAggcacattttaaaacagcaaatgAAATGCATTACACACCCAGTGGATCTCTTTGTCTTGGTAAtaaatgatgtcacttcctcATTGGCTGCATTGCCGTTTGAGTTGCTGTGTTTTGGCTCTTGGTGAAGAAAAACCTTCGATGTGTAGGAGACTTTGACTTCCTTTCGTTTCTCCACCTGTTTATGAAAAGttgaataaaactgattttttaaataaacctaatataattttttttctcaactatCTAAGAAacctccatccattcacttctgcttatcctgttcagggtcacggggcgggggggggggggggggggggggggggggggctatcccagctgacacagggcgagagAGAGGGTGCACctcatacaggtcaccagcctgtcgcaggaccaacacaaagagacagacaacacttACACtaacactcacacctatgggcaatttagagtttccaattaacctaaccccagtaactgcatgtctttggactgagggaggaaaccggagtacctggaggaaacccacgcagatacggggagaacatgcaaactccacacagagagagagggaggggcccgGGCCAagctggaatcaaacccaggcctctaACTATTCGAACTTTGGAGCTAGCCCTGGGGAGAAGTCCATCAGTAAGCATCTGGTGGCCATGCCTTATTCCATGGGCCGGGCCAGGCCCAAATGAGCCACAAAGGAGGGGCCATGGAGGTCTGGGGTTTTCTGGATCGGGAAGTAGTCTAAGGTGGAGGCCTTGGCAGCTGCCCAAGCAGTCGATCTACAttcccaccctcacctatgtATGGCCATGAGCCATGGGTACTGACTGAAAGGATGTGACCGTGGATACAAGTGGTAGAAATGAGCTTCCCCTGGAAGGTGTGAGTCTTAAAGATAGCGTGACAatctcagtcattcaggaggggctcaaagtagaacCACTGCTCCTCAGCACCAGAAGGAAGCCGGTTCAGGTGATTCAAACATCTATGTAGGATACCTCCTTGGatacctcctaggtgaggtgatTTGGGGATGTTGAAAACACACTGGAGGAGACCCCGGGGcggacccaggacacgctggagagattacgtCTCTCGGCTAGCTTGGTAATATATCTAGATGTGCCAGAAGAGCTGGCAGATGGGGAGAGGGACGTCTGGGCATCCCTGCTCAGACCGTTAAACCTGCAACTCTGGTTCGTACGCAGTAGAAAatggatgagtggatggatATTTGTACTTAATCTGAATCAAATCTAAATCCTTGAGATTTATAAGATTTGATGTGACCCAACTTTATTGTAAAGGACTAAGGACTCGTCTTACTAACAGACTTATTTGTTCTCAATGACTTGAGACTTGGCCTGGACTTGTGTTGAATAACTTAAATCTTTATTTGGACTAATAtctttaattataattatagtaATTATAGTAACAGTCTCCACAGACAGCTCAGTCGTTCAGGGAGGAAGTCTTACCTCTGTATTTGGCCTTTGAATCTCTTCACTCCTCTTTGAGATCAGTTCCTCCCTCTGTCTTtgttcctcctccctctgtttCTCCCTCTTTGCTCTCTCAGCTCGGATCATTTCCTCCTCAcgttccttcctcctctccatctccaccctgtctctctcttcctgcTCCTGCCTCTGAAGCTGGAGAGATGTGACGGAGGCGTTGGTGCTCTTCATGGGTACAGCTTTGTCCTCCTCTTCGTACTCGTCTTCGTATGCTCCTCGGCTGAGCTCCTGCAGGCGCTGCTGCCTCCGTTTCTCTCTGCGTTGAGTCCAGTCACTGAAGCCTTCGTCCTCCTCCAGAGACTGAGAAGCATTTGGCTTCAGGCTGCTGTCGTACCTGCGGAAGAAAGCGATGGGAAAACAGTCAGGACAGCCAAGGCCATCTGGTCCCAAGCATGTTTAACAAAAATCCAACACTGGATCATATACTGTACCATTTGCATCCTAGCACTCAGTCTTTCAGTGCGATGTAATAAAATATGATGCAGCATCAGACAAATCTGGTTAGATTCTGCTTGAATCGGGCATCAAGCATCCACCAAGCGGGTTCTGTTTTtccaaatgtgtttttcctgaTGGAGGTGTAACTTTTAAAAAAGGGGTCGTCATACTGCATTCAATGGGAACTCCATGAAGAACCTAAGAAAGTGCCACCAGAATTGCTAACAGACTTCCTACTCTGTAATCACTCTTTACAGCTCCGATTTTCCATCGCTCCAGCAGCCAAGTCATCAGAGGAGCCGTTGGGCCCTCAGACTGGTACCCTGGGTGATGGTCCCTCAAGCTGGACTTCCACAATTTATGTCAAAGCTCAAAATGGGGAATACAACTCTGATAGTCTGATAGCTCAGTGATTGCTGTGTACGACTCTCTAAGCATATGAAAATAAGTTTGAAAGAAAAGTAATGACATGCGGAAAATCTTCAAACATCTGCAGAGATCCAGGAAAAAGTGCAGGATGGAATTTAGACCAAAATGTGTGACTGAAAAACATTTGGAATATTCCCTCACTCCTCTGGGGAGCACCAGTGTAAACAAGACATTTGGACACATCATGAAACACGAGGCTGAGGTCATCTAATTCCATAAAAAAGTCAGCTTGAGCGCACTTTGATGCTGAGGTCATTCACACTGACTCATTTCCAGTCTAGAATATTTGTCAAATCTGCAGCTGCTCAGGTGAGTCACtgaggccccccccccccccccccagctcctcctgcttccctctgcaCACATCAGCCACAGGAGGAAATCCCAGCAGAATGCAGCACACACTAATTCACTGCTATTGAATCTTTGATCTTCAATTTTGGTGTTAATTATTGCCAATTATGTGTAGTTTAAGTGTGTTACTGCTGATTCAACAGAACAGCATCTGCAGCTCAATCCTGCTGATTAAagtaatgtgtgttttgtgtcttcAGGAGCTGGCAGAAAGGAATTCACTCAGCATTCTCCAGATGATTAAGACACTCGGGCAGCCAGTGGAGCCCCAGCTGTACGGTGGGAGCCTCTGCCTGAGCTCTCAGAAACTAATCTGTCCTAACGAgcagcagtgtttctgtttccgAACGGAGACTGCTGCCACGAAGTCAGCACCTGCACCGATTCCTGATCGGAAGGAGTCAGTCGAGGTTCTGATGCATTTTTGACAACCTCTcggctttattttattaattatggGATTAAAGTATATATTTTGAGTTGTTGTCTTTAGTAGGAACCAGTGGGCTTGTCAGGTAAATGTTAGAAGAAAGCATTAACTGTCAGCACTTCTGAACTCTGCAGCAGGAAATCATGCTGCAAACTGAGCAAAAGGGGATTTCAAGCCAGCATTACATCACCTGCATCTCACACAGAACACCTTTCAATTACAGGCTGCGGCAGTGGAGCTACCTCATACTGAGTCACCGCAGCTGCAGCTGAGCCTGTGATGTGACGCGGGAAAAGGTGTTGGAGGTGCAAGCTATAATTAAGAGCTGAAATTAAAAGTCAGCTGAGACGCCACAAGCTTTGACATGGATGCTTTGTAGTAGAAATTCTTTGGCGGTTGTGTAATGAGAAGGCAGCTGCGTGTTTGTCTTCATGTCCATACGACAGGATGGAGGAGGTTGTTTGCGGCACTTCCCAGTGGAAACATATGCTTTATGTAACCAGACGTCGGTGAAAGGCCGTAAAGCAGCGAGGCAGAGGACTGGAGGGAAACCACTGCAGAAGCAGGCTGAGCTTTGAGGTTCATAACTGGGAAACGTGACGACAAAAATCTATAAACTGCATTATCACcaggaaattaaaaacaaacaaaaaaaacatgcaggcaCATTTAGCAGCTTGTACAGGAAGTCATTGGACACGAGACGAGTGAATGAATAATGTTTGCACTTAATAGCTTCCTGGGTTCTCATGACTGCACGGAGAAGGAATTCCACCATATTTAGATTTGTCATGATTTAGAGTGAGAACGTAGCCACACTGAGCTAATTCTGCACTCTCAGGTTTGCagacttttacattttattggtCAGTTTGTGTGACTCATGTTGCCACAAAAGCAATACGTTTGAATAATAACTGAATTCATATCAATCCTGATAGCAGGAATTCTGTATCGCCAAAAGGTTTTATGAAGCATCTCCCACCCACAGAAAGGCTGACTGTCTGCTTTATAACAGCCGAAAATATCCAGCCAGTCGTGCTGCTGTAATGATGAAAGCTCAGTTTGCAGCTCCATGATGCAGACCCACTCGTGTCATTAACTCATTTAATGTGGGCTTTCATAATGATTAACAAGTGGTGATATAATGTGCTGTCTCAGACTGTCACTCATTACGTCTGGCTTCAGTACACCCAGGCAGTCATGGGGAAAAAGGCTCAGCTCGAGACTTCATAACGAGACTCCACTAAcaaatgggtgatgtcacagaggccttttttttaaacacatactGTGCATCATGTGCTTCTACAGGAGCTGCCTGGGAGTGAGAGGTCGTGTGCTGCAGACTGCAGctgtttaaaaacacagaagatgCACATATTCCAAACCAGCAGGTTCCACATGTCCTGATGCTGCATTCAGTACAAACAGCATAAACAGATTCTTTATATTCTAACCATGCATGAGGTTTTCTGCTCTGTCTGTACTCACACGTCCTCTGGCAGCATCTCGCCCTCTGGTGAGGACTCTCCCGGAGCCGAGCCGCTGTTCCTCCAACGTAAAGACTCCCGAGCTCTCCGACGGCGCTCCCTCTCCACCTCCTCAGCATCCTCGATGCTCCTCTGGGCTGTCAGCCTGGTAAGAAGCGATGACTCAGTTTAAAGCCTGTAAGTAGCTTTGCACATGTAGCGTAGCCAGCTACGTTAGCTTCTTTATGACTTTTATAATAttctcattattttattcatccACAACAGCAACTACATTTGGGTGCACACGAGcgaaaacagacacacacctcaTGCGTGTTTCAAAAGACAGTGTTACATTTTTTGTGTAACATTTATACATCTTTATACTCATCTatactcatgtttttttttagtcttatTCCACATGAAAGATCAAAAGACATGAAGTTTTCCAACAATATTTACTGCAATAAACTTGTAAATGCCCTCcatttttcatgattttttttcctgagtagTTAGTACTTTGCCATGTAGTATTGCTCCACATAGCGTACTTCTTCCATCAGAGGTGGTTGGGAAACATTAAAACTTTGTCATGTATCTCAGCTGACCCAGATTCCTGACTCATGGCTGTCTCCCGGGTCTCCTGCTCCTGAACAGCGCGTCTCTGAGGCGGGAGGAGGCCAGAGGAGCCTCTGCCGGGCCTCGGATGAGGAACGCCGCCGCCCGTGTATGTGCCAGACAAACATGTCAGCGCGCGTGCTCTGCCTCACGTCAGCGTGGCATCACAATATTTATGACAAACACTGAATCTTTCACAATGCCTTGATTTATACTGACACCAGAAGATTCAAAGGTCTTACATGGAACtggtaaaaaaaggaaaaaaagttgcacattttctttgtttggtaGTAAAAACAATAGATTGGttacaaaatacacacacagataaaaatcCAGGCAAAGAAGACTACATACGTAGGTATGAATGTACCACAAAAATGTAACTTTCAGATAGCTTGAAATCAGAACAATCAGTAGTTATACACTAGAGATGAAGGAACAACAAAGTATGATTTAAGTAATATGAATTCACTCCTGATGTATTGGAGCTAAAATCACAGGAGCAGCAAGTCTAATCTTTCTGGATCATTCAAACCCGTTTGGATAACCAGCCACGGTGCTGCAGAACAGCAGGTCATCGTTCCTGGGAGTGAAATGATGTCGTGTTTTCATGCCTGCTTGGTGTGCATTAGTTTCTCTCAAAGGCTTGATGGACAGATGTGAGTGAGACAGGGATGCTGCTGCAAACTGAGCAGTTTTCATGAATCAGACCTAACCCTAACCAGGGAGTTCATAGTGAACCAGTGTGtgaaagcaaaagtaaaaagtgtctgaaggcaaaaagaatGAGTGACTGGGAgagataaaaaatatttaaccaTCTGCCTCATAACCAAGCTGCTGTTTCTGGGAACAGATGCAGCGTGTTCGCCTTCATTGCTGTTGCATCAGATTTGGTAGAACTGCAGCTATGAAGTTTTGACTTGGTgtaagtaaaaatatatataattaattaaGGCGTCTTTTTTGCTCTTGGCCAGATTTATAGCTGAAGGCAttataaagaaataattttgGAGTATTTATTATATACTGGTCAGaactttgtgtatgtgtttattcAGCTTCTCCCCAGAAGGGCATCTGGAGGATCAACAGGTCAACGAGCTCCACTCAGGTGTCGAGTTACTAAGCTCACATTGGCTTCTGTGTCACTGATCGATCGCTAATGGCTCCCAGGCTTCATCTGCTCCTCCaccctctttttttaaatggatcTCTGACCCTTACAGACTTATTTTTGTAACTTCTCTCACTTGCAGCTATTGAAGTAGTAGGCTGTCAGTGACAAGACAAAGAACCAGTGCTGGTAGGAACCACATGATCTCAGGTTGGGTGGAAACTGGAAAGAAGCATCAGCTAAATCTGCAGACGTCACTTGAATAAGGAGACACTGGAAAGCGTGGATACAGACGTGGCTGGAAACTGGACGGTCAACCTTTTGACAGTTTCCTCAGGAGTGGGCGGAGACCAAGTGATCATGTCACTCTCTGAGGTGGTATGTGGTCACACTGGTGGCCCTGAACAGCTTAGTATTCCACATCAGTGGATCTTAGATCACCTCTAAAGTCAGCTGTTAATACATCTGCTGTCCTGACATCCAATAAACTGTCCTCACACGCTGACCGCTGCTCCTCTCATTTCCTCcacttcaacatgcagactaTTAGTTTTCTGGGCCATGTCagcaaacacccccccccccccccccccgcgctgATCCACATCCATCTGTATACTGGCCCCTCCACCCCGTCCCTCCTTTCATTTCCTTTGCTCTTTCCTGCCTACAGGAAGGGTGAAAAACTGACCGGAGGAAGAACAGAGCTCATCACTGCCCTGGTTCAGAACCTCTGAAACTCAGGAAGGCTTGCTGTGGAGGG
It contains:
- the lsp1a gene encoding non-muscle caldesmon isoform X2, giving the protein MSNALLRRNSSKQGLQNLMRLTAQRSIEDAEEVERERRRRARESLRWRNSGSAPGESSPEGEMLPEDVYDSSLKPNASQSLEEDEGFSDWTQRREKRRQQRLQELSRGAYEDEYEEEDKAVPMKSTNASVTSLQLQRQEQEERDRVEMERRKEREEEMIRAERAKREKQREEEQRQREELISKRSEEIQRPNTEVEKRKEVKVSYTSKVFLHQEPKHSNSNGNAANEEVTSFITKTKRSTGRAVEPEEAEAILETEQRLEKIRRSLQEKESQEMEQLRQRQAEAEQELEELKRRREERRQVRQEEERRREEEEQQRLAKEEEERRRMKEEIERRRMEAAERMKSLSTSSVDEDELFSPFSPKVSTQKITERTESLNRSLKKSNSFKKTQPLVLTSKIDDKLEQYAHAVENSQEARAAKAAVSDLPHSPEVVASKKNLFEAGEAWSQSPSKGATCKDTEGLKVGVANLINQWVKGPTDGSRQLSNRPADVRPGDVMQKKNMWEIIGDSSGRPGLQVKSSAANKKYKFVVTGHGKYEKISVDDENEEFTNGKSGLCHSDY
- the lsp1a gene encoding non-muscle caldesmon isoform X1, which codes for MSNALLRRNSSKQGLQNLMRLTAQRSIEDAEEVERERRRRARESLRWRNSGSAPGESSPEGEMLPEDVYDSSLKPNASQSLEEDEGFSDWTQRREKRRQQRLQELSRGAYEDEYEEEDKAVPMKSTNASVTSLQLQRQEQEERDRVEMERRKEREEEMIRAERAKREKQREEEQRQREELISKRSEEIQRPNTEVEKRKEVKVSYTSKVFLHQEPKHSNSNGNAANEEVTSFITKTKRSTGVVCRRAVEPEEAEAILETEQRLEKIRRSLQEKESQEMEQLRQRQAEAEQELEELKRRREERRQVRQEEERRREEEEQQRLAKEEEERRRMKEEIERRRMEAAERMKSLSTSSVDEDELFSPFSPKVSTQKITERTESLNRSLKKSNSFKKTQPLVLTSKIDDKLEQYAHAVENSQEARAAKAAVSDLPHSPEVVASKKNLFEAGEAWSQSPSKGATCKDTEGLKVGVANLINQWVKGPTDGSRQLSNRPADVRPGDVMQKKNMWEIIGDSSGRPGLQVKSSAANKKYKFVVTGHGKYEKISVDDENEEFTNGKSGLCHSDY